The Armatimonadota bacterium genome includes a window with the following:
- the comM gene encoding ATP-dependent protease codes for MLARVSSSAVLGVDAYLVDVEVDIAGGLPAFNIVGLPDAAVQESRERVRSAIRNSGFDFPQRRITINLAPADVRKEGPSFDLPIAVGILAATGQLEMELLEGCLFVGELSLDGTLRSAAGVLPIAMKARGDSVGRMIVPSANAREAAIVQGPPVYGVASLSEVFDLLQGGFAAEPVFATIHEAQLEQPSYSVDFSDVKSQHIAKRALEVAAAGGHNLLMVGPPGSGKTMLARRLPTILPPLELDEALQTTQVYSVAGVLRADEALVTRRPFRSPHHTISNAGLSGGGAHPRPGEVSLAHNGVLFLDEFPEFRRDVLEVLRQPLEDGVVTISRASGSLTYPARFMLVAAMNPCPCGFFNDTHVTCTCTPKQIRQYLQRISGPLLDRLDIHVEVPRLKQDELMQKAEGECSASIRERVRKAREIQRKRFDGTGIFCNAQMGSRQIREYCRFSETVRTLLRGAISQLNLSARAYDRILKVSRTIADLAGEEEISAAHVAEAIQYRSLDRKYWS; via the coding sequence ATGCTTGCGCGCGTTTCTTCCAGCGCAGTGCTCGGAGTGGACGCCTATCTGGTGGACGTGGAGGTGGACATCGCCGGAGGACTGCCCGCATTCAACATCGTCGGCCTGCCGGATGCTGCAGTGCAGGAGTCCCGGGAGCGGGTGCGTAGCGCCATACGCAACTCCGGTTTCGATTTCCCTCAGAGACGCATCACCATCAACCTGGCGCCTGCAGACGTGCGCAAGGAGGGGCCGTCGTTCGACCTGCCCATCGCGGTGGGGATCCTCGCAGCCACCGGTCAGCTGGAGATGGAGCTGCTGGAGGGCTGTCTGTTCGTCGGGGAGCTGTCTCTGGACGGAACCCTGCGCTCTGCGGCTGGTGTGCTACCGATCGCAATGAAGGCGCGGGGCGACTCGGTGGGGCGGATGATCGTGCCCTCCGCGAACGCCCGCGAGGCGGCCATCGTCCAGGGGCCGCCCGTCTACGGAGTGGCCAGCCTTTCGGAGGTGTTCGACCTGCTGCAGGGAGGCTTCGCCGCAGAGCCGGTCTTTGCCACCATTCACGAAGCCCAGCTTGAGCAGCCTTCCTACAGCGTGGACTTCTCGGACGTCAAGAGCCAGCATATCGCGAAGCGGGCGCTGGAGGTGGCGGCTGCGGGAGGTCACAATCTGCTGATGGTTGGCCCTCCCGGCTCCGGGAAGACGATGCTGGCGCGCCGGTTGCCCACCATCTTGCCTCCGCTGGAACTGGATGAGGCGCTGCAGACCACGCAGGTTTATTCCGTCGCAGGGGTGCTCCGCGCGGACGAGGCGCTGGTGACGCGCCGGCCGTTCCGCAGCCCACACCACACCATATCCAACGCGGGGCTCTCCGGAGGCGGCGCGCATCCCCGGCCGGGCGAAGTGAGCCTGGCGCATAACGGAGTTCTTTTCCTGGACGAGTTCCCGGAGTTCCGGCGGGACGTGCTGGAAGTGCTGCGCCAGCCGCTGGAGGATGGCGTGGTCACCATTAGCCGCGCATCCGGATCGCTGACCTACCCGGCGCGGTTCATGCTGGTTGCGGCGATGAACCCCTGCCCGTGCGGCTTTTTCAACGACACCCACGTCACTTGTACGTGCACGCCCAAACAGATCCGGCAGTATCTGCAACGGATCTCCGGACCGCTGCTGGACCGGCTGGACATCCACGTGGAAGTGCCGCGCTTGAAGCAGGATGAGCTGATGCAGAAAGCGGAGGGAGAATGCTCCGCATCCATACGGGAGCGGGTGCGGAAGGCTCGCGAGATCCAGCGGAAACGTTTCGATGGGACCGGCATCTTCTGCAACGCTCAGATGGGGTCGCGCCAGATCCGGGAATACTGCCGGTTCTCGGAGACCGTCCGCACCCTGCTGCGCGGAGCCATCAGCCAGCTTAACCTTTCGGCGCGCGCGTATGACCGCATTCTTAAGGTCAGCCGCACCATTGCCGACCTGGCCGGAGAGGAGGAGATCTCCGCAGCCCACGTGGCCGAGGCCATCCAGTATCGCAGCCTGGACCGGAAATACTGGAGCTGA
- a CDS encoding gluconate 5-dehydrogenase: MAFPTVQELFDLSGKTALVTGGARNLGFDMALALAEAGADVAITSRNLESARQSAGKIAEATGRRILALELDVTSEDQVASVVDQVSRDFGRLDILVNNAGNVSSTPENAPLEKRPLEEWMNTIQVNLTGTFLVSKHVVAKVMIPARSGNIINIASISGMIGRDRRVYAGTDMGGSTVDYAAAKGGVINLTRDMAASLARYNIRVNCISPGGFWRHQPEPFVKAYSEATPMGRMGQDGKEMKGPVVFLASEASSYCTGMNLVVDGGFTCW; encoded by the coding sequence ATGGCCTTTCCGACCGTTCAGGAGCTTTTTGACCTCTCGGGCAAGACGGCCCTTGTAACAGGCGGAGCCCGGAACCTGGGCTTCGATATGGCCCTGGCGCTGGCGGAGGCGGGTGCGGATGTCGCAATCACGTCGCGCAATCTGGAAAGCGCCCGGCAGTCCGCGGGCAAGATCGCGGAAGCGACAGGGCGCAGGATCCTGGCGCTGGAGCTGGATGTAACCAGCGAGGATCAGGTCGCTTCCGTGGTGGACCAGGTGAGCCGGGATTTCGGCAGGCTGGACATCCTGGTGAACAATGCCGGGAATGTCAGCAGCACTCCAGAGAATGCTCCGCTGGAGAAGCGCCCGCTGGAAGAGTGGATGAACACCATCCAGGTGAACCTTACCGGCACATTTCTGGTCAGCAAGCACGTCGTGGCCAAGGTGATGATCCCGGCGCGCAGCGGAAATATTATCAACATCGCCTCCATCTCCGGGATGATCGGACGGGACCGCCGCGTCTACGCCGGGACGGACATGGGCGGCAGCACAGTGGATTATGCGGCTGCGAAGGGCGGCGTCATCAACCTGACGCGCGATATGGCGGCATCCCTGGCGCGTTACAACATCCGCGTGAACTGCATCTCGCCCGGTGGATTCTGGCGGCATCAACCGGAGCCGTTCGTGAAAGCCTACAGCGAGGCCACCCCCATGGGGCGGATGGGTCAGGACGGCAAGGAGATGAAAGGGCCGGTGGTGTTCCTTGCGTCGGAGGCATCCAGTTACTGCACCGGCATGAATCTGGTAGTGGACGGCGGGTTCACCTGCTGGTAG